A stretch of Haloprofundus halophilus DNA encodes these proteins:
- a CDS encoding ferredoxin: MRIEFDRDTCIGMYQCVDEWEAFQKNMDEGKADLEDSEEVDDQLFVREVPEDAEFDAEFAARVCPVDAIRVYDDDGEQLVP, translated from the coding sequence ATGCGAATCGAGTTCGACCGCGACACCTGCATCGGGATGTACCAGTGCGTCGACGAGTGGGAGGCGTTCCAGAAGAACATGGACGAGGGGAAAGCCGACCTCGAAGACAGCGAAGAGGTCGACGACCAGCTGTTCGTCCGAGAAGTGCCCGAAGACGCGGAGTTCGACGCGGAGTTCGCTGCCCGCGTCTGCCCCGTCGACGCCATCAGAGTGTACGACGACGACGGCGAGCAGCTCGTCCCGTAG
- the cgi121 gene encoding KEOPS complex subunit Cgi121: MRLVEGVADVGDVDAVVAALGDIAEEYGTTVQAFDARYVADRAHLERAVELADRAIERGENVAHDRAVEILLYAAGRRQIDRAFEMGLREGRLPLVVVVDGGAESTAVDSVVDELRLDGTTTLGEYDRNRLFEFFEITERELEATDGTVSEAVRERVALLDVEK, encoded by the coding sequence GTGAGACTCGTCGAGGGCGTCGCCGACGTCGGAGACGTCGACGCCGTCGTCGCCGCACTCGGCGACATCGCCGAGGAGTACGGGACGACCGTTCAGGCGTTCGACGCTCGCTACGTCGCCGACCGCGCGCACCTCGAACGAGCGGTCGAACTCGCCGACCGCGCAATCGAACGCGGCGAGAACGTCGCGCACGACCGCGCTGTCGAGATTCTGCTCTACGCGGCTGGACGACGCCAGATAGACCGGGCGTTCGAGATGGGGCTCCGAGAAGGCCGACTGCCGCTCGTGGTCGTGGTCGACGGCGGGGCGGAGTCGACGGCCGTCGATTCGGTCGTCGACGAACTACGTCTCGACGGGACGACGACGCTCGGCGAGTACGACAGAAACCGCCTCTTCGAGTTCTTCGAGATTACGGAACGGGAGTTGGAAGCGACCGACGGAACGGTCTCGGAAGCCGTCCGTGAGCGGGTCGCGTTGCTCGATGTCGAGAAGTGA
- a CDS encoding MFS transporter, with product MKRPQTVVLAVIASTFFVGFGGGVIFPILPNLGAVLGISPFLVGLILSANRFARIVANAPAGALVDRIGTRKPFVAGLFVEGFATLGYVVAVESSLPEFWFLLARVLWGLGSAAVFATAYTIAADVSDGSSRGTNMGVVRGGITLGFPAGLILGGIVSDVYGVGAAFVVAAAFAMFAGVIAYWQVPETHITTGSSASAPWEIDTSTPALTVGFVNFGLFFAYLGALFATLVLFIEANEISLLGYGPQGVSGVLMAVTVVSASVFMLAGGKVSDDYGARVPVLMVFLVVSFVGFLLLSRASSLPTLVVSCVCIGAGQGGTSGPLMALLADLTPTERMGRATGTNNVLGDLGGGIGPMVSLPLVETVGFEPVYAACAVIPLLAGFVLLGGVYAKTGSVNPQTE from the coding sequence GTGAAGCGCCCGCAGACAGTCGTTCTCGCGGTCATCGCCAGCACGTTCTTCGTCGGGTTCGGCGGCGGCGTCATCTTCCCCATCCTCCCGAATCTCGGGGCGGTTCTCGGCATCTCGCCGTTTCTGGTCGGGTTGATCCTGAGCGCCAACCGTTTCGCCCGTATCGTGGCCAACGCCCCCGCAGGGGCGCTCGTCGACCGTATCGGCACCCGAAAACCCTTCGTCGCCGGCCTGTTCGTGGAGGGGTTCGCCACGCTCGGCTACGTCGTCGCCGTCGAGTCGTCGCTGCCGGAGTTCTGGTTCCTCCTCGCGCGAGTCCTCTGGGGACTCGGCAGCGCCGCCGTCTTCGCCACCGCCTACACTATCGCCGCCGACGTGAGCGACGGTAGTTCTCGCGGGACGAACATGGGTGTCGTCCGCGGCGGCATCACGCTCGGGTTCCCCGCCGGACTCATCCTCGGCGGCATCGTGAGCGATGTGTACGGCGTCGGCGCGGCGTTCGTCGTCGCCGCCGCGTTCGCCATGTTCGCGGGCGTCATCGCCTACTGGCAGGTTCCGGAGACGCACATCACGACCGGGTCGTCGGCGAGCGCGCCGTGGGAGATCGACACGAGCACCCCCGCACTCACCGTCGGCTTCGTCAACTTCGGCCTCTTCTTCGCGTACCTCGGCGCGCTGTTCGCGACGCTCGTACTGTTCATCGAAGCGAACGAGATCAGCCTCCTCGGTTACGGGCCGCAAGGTGTCTCGGGGGTGCTGATGGCGGTGACCGTCGTCTCCGCGTCGGTGTTCATGCTCGCTGGGGGGAAAGTCAGCGACGACTACGGCGCTCGCGTTCCCGTGCTGATGGTGTTTCTCGTCGTCTCCTTCGTCGGCTTTCTCCTCCTCTCGCGGGCCTCCTCGCTCCCGACGCTCGTCGTCTCCTGTGTCTGCATCGGCGCGGGACAGGGCGGGACGAGCGGCCCGCTCATGGCGCTGCTGGCGGACCTCACGCCGACCGAGCGGATGGGCCGAGCGACGGGGACGAACAACGTGTTGGGCGATCTGGGCGGTGGTATCGGGCCGATGGTGTCGCTGCCGCTGGTCGAGACGGTCGGGTTCGAGCCGGTGTACGCGGCCTGTGCGGTGATTCCGCTCCTCGCCGGGTTTGTGCTTCTGGGCGGGGTGTACGCGAAGACGGGAAGCGTGAATCCGCAGACGGAGTGA
- a CDS encoding TrmB family transcriptional regulator, with protein MVSFEEEQAVAEALDRLQDLGLSKYESQTLINLVRLGTGTAQDITRINGVPRTRVYESAERLHELGFIDIQHTTPRKFTVISEETIIRMLNVKRENTITELAECLEEIGPAQPQREQFGVWTVTGREAVSSRISEFIADADEQIVYMTIDELLTDEHLDRLRAAADRGVDIYLAGISEEVQKRIQETVPAAELFETLWEWRETPAGSLLITDEETALVSALVDGASTTEDIEETAIWGAGNRNSLVVVLRAIFTWRLDGNQSS; from the coding sequence ATGGTCAGTTTCGAGGAGGAGCAGGCTGTAGCCGAAGCGCTCGACCGATTGCAAGACCTTGGGCTGTCCAAGTACGAATCTCAAACTCTCATCAATCTCGTCCGACTCGGGACGGGAACCGCACAAGATATCACGCGAATCAACGGTGTCCCGCGGACTCGCGTGTACGAATCCGCGGAGCGACTCCACGAATTGGGATTCATCGACATCCAGCACACGACGCCGCGAAAGTTCACCGTAATCTCCGAGGAGACGATCATCCGAATGCTCAACGTCAAACGCGAGAACACGATTACCGAACTCGCGGAGTGTCTAGAAGAGATCGGCCCCGCTCAACCACAGCGCGAACAGTTCGGCGTCTGGACGGTCACCGGACGTGAGGCGGTGTCATCCCGCATTAGTGAGTTCATCGCCGACGCTGACGAGCAGATAGTTTACATGACTATCGACGAACTGCTTACTGACGAACACCTCGACAGGCTTCGGGCTGCCGCAGATCGTGGTGTCGATATCTACTTGGCAGGGATTTCCGAAGAGGTCCAGAAACGCATCCAGGAAACGGTGCCGGCGGCCGAGCTATTCGAGACCCTCTGGGAATGGAGGGAGACGCCCGCTGGGAGCCTGCTGATTACGGATGAAGAGACGGCGCTCGTGAGCGCGCTCGTGGACGGTGCCTCCACAACCGAAGATATCGAGGAGACGGCTATTTGGGGGGCCGGCAATCGAAACAGTCTCGTCGTCGTCCTACGGGCGATTTTTACTTGGCGACTCGACGGGAACCAGTCGTCTTGA
- a CDS encoding ATP-dependent DNA helicase: MKTADLTGLPAGVPEFFHDGGIEELYPPQAEAVEAGVTDGESLVASIPTASGKTFIAELAMLSSVQRGGKALYIVPLRALASEKKAEFERFEQFGVDVGVSTGNYDSTSEWLATRDIIVATSEKVDSLVRNNASWISDLTCVVSDEVHLVDDRHRGPTLEVTLAKLQKINPGLQVVALSATVGNAGEVADWLDATLVRSDWRPIDLKTGVHYGSAINFDDGSQREVSVEGSEKQEAALVADTLEEGGSSLVFVNSRRNAEAAAKRLADVSDAALTPEERDELSELAAEIRDVSDAETSADLARTVAKGAAFHHAGLAPDHRSIVESAFRDRLIKVVSATPTLAAGVNTPSRRVVVRDWRRYDGEFGGMKPLNVLEVHQMMGRAGRPGRDPYGEAVLLAKNADEMDELFERYLWADPEPVRSKLAAEPALRTHVLATVASGFANSREGLLEFLDRTLYATQTDDESRLEAVTDSVLRYLEVNEFVERDGDTLRATGVGHTVSRLYLDPMSAAEIIDGLREWERKGGKKASEAGDAAEAGDAADAGFVSASDLRDDEAASESTGDAPHPTALGLYHLVSRTPDMYQLYLKSGDRSTYTELCYERESEFLGNVPSEYDDVAFEDWLSALKTAKLLEDWSKEVDEDRITERYGVGPGDIRGKVDTAEWLLGAAEQLAGELDLGSNVAVREAKKRIEYGVREELLDLAGVRGIGRKRARRLFEAGVESRADLREADKSVVLAALRGRRKTAETVLENVGRRDPSMDGVEADESATPVEFTSTGGTASASSGASGGDGNDDQSSLGDFG; the protein is encoded by the coding sequence ATGAAGACCGCGGACCTCACGGGTCTGCCGGCGGGCGTTCCGGAGTTCTTCCACGACGGAGGAATCGAGGAGCTCTATCCGCCGCAGGCCGAAGCCGTCGAGGCGGGCGTCACCGACGGCGAGAGCCTCGTCGCCTCCATCCCCACCGCCTCGGGGAAGACGTTCATCGCCGAGCTCGCGATGTTGTCGAGCGTCCAGCGCGGCGGGAAAGCCCTCTACATCGTCCCGCTTCGGGCGCTCGCCTCCGAGAAGAAGGCCGAGTTCGAACGATTCGAGCAGTTCGGCGTCGACGTCGGCGTCTCCACGGGTAACTACGACTCGACGAGCGAGTGGCTCGCGACTCGGGACATTATCGTCGCGACCAGCGAGAAAGTCGACTCGCTCGTCCGCAACAACGCGTCGTGGATTTCGGACCTGACCTGCGTGGTCTCCGACGAAGTTCACCTCGTCGACGACCGCCACCGCGGACCGACGCTCGAAGTCACCTTGGCGAAACTCCAGAAGATAAATCCCGGCCTGCAGGTCGTCGCGCTCTCGGCGACCGTCGGCAACGCCGGAGAAGTCGCCGACTGGCTCGACGCGACGCTCGTCCGCTCGGACTGGCGGCCGATCGACCTGAAGACGGGCGTCCACTACGGCAGCGCCATCAACTTCGACGACGGCAGCCAACGGGAGGTGAGCGTCGAGGGCAGCGAGAAGCAGGAGGCCGCGCTCGTCGCAGACACCCTGGAGGAGGGCGGTTCGTCGCTCGTGTTCGTCAACTCGCGGCGCAACGCCGAAGCCGCCGCGAAACGCCTCGCCGACGTCTCGGACGCCGCGCTCACCCCCGAGGAACGCGACGAGCTCTCCGAACTGGCCGCCGAGATTCGGGACGTCTCCGACGCCGAGACGAGCGCGGATCTGGCCCGAACCGTCGCCAAGGGCGCGGCGTTTCACCACGCCGGACTCGCGCCCGACCACCGCAGCATCGTCGAGTCGGCGTTCCGCGACCGACTCATCAAAGTCGTGAGCGCGACGCCGACGCTCGCCGCCGGCGTCAACACGCCGAGTCGCCGCGTCGTCGTCCGCGACTGGCGGCGCTACGACGGCGAGTTCGGCGGCATGAAGCCGCTGAACGTCCTCGAAGTCCACCAGATGATGGGCCGCGCGGGCCGACCCGGCCGCGACCCCTACGGCGAGGCCGTCCTCTTGGCGAAGAACGCCGACGAGATGGACGAACTGTTCGAGCGCTACCTGTGGGCCGACCCCGAACCGGTGCGCTCGAAACTCGCGGCCGAGCCCGCCCTGCGGACCCACGTACTCGCCACCGTCGCCTCCGGATTCGCCAACAGCAGAGAGGGACTGCTCGAATTCCTCGACCGGACGCTGTACGCGACGCAGACCGACGACGAGAGCCGACTCGAAGCGGTGACCGATTCGGTGCTCCGGTATCTGGAGGTCAACGAGTTCGTCGAGCGCGACGGCGACACGCTGCGGGCGACCGGCGTCGGCCACACCGTCTCGCGGCTCTACCTCGACCCGATGAGCGCCGCCGAGATCATCGACGGCCTGCGGGAGTGGGAGCGCAAGGGCGGGAAGAAAGCGAGCGAGGCAGGCGACGCGGCCGAGGCGGGCGACGCGGCCGACGCCGGATTCGTCTCCGCGAGCGACCTGCGGGACGACGAAGCGGCGTCCGAGTCGACGGGCGACGCTCCCCACCCGACCGCGCTCGGTCTCTACCACCTCGTCTCCCGAACGCCGGATATGTACCAGTTGTACCTCAAATCCGGCGACCGGTCGACGTACACCGAACTCTGCTACGAGCGCGAGAGCGAGTTCCTCGGGAACGTCCCCTCGGAGTACGACGACGTCGCCTTCGAGGACTGGCTGTCGGCGCTGAAGACGGCGAAGCTGCTCGAAGACTGGTCCAAAGAAGTCGACGAGGACCGCATCACCGAGCGTTACGGCGTCGGTCCCGGCGACATCAGAGGGAAGGTCGACACCGCCGAGTGGCTGCTGGGCGCGGCCGAACAGCTCGCGGGCGAACTGGACTTGGGCTCGAACGTCGCCGTCCGCGAGGCGAAAAAGCGCATCGAGTACGGCGTTCGAGAGGAACTACTCGACCTGGCGGGCGTCCGCGGTATCGGTCGGAAACGCGCCCGTCGACTGTTCGAGGCGGGCGTCGAGAGTCGCGCCGACCTCCGCGAGGCCGACAAGTCCGTCGTCCTCGCGGCACTTCGTGGGCGTCGAAAGACGGCCGAAACAGTACTGGAGAACGTCGGTCGACGCGACCCGTCGATGGACGGCGTGGAAGCCGACGAGTCGGCAACGCCCGTCGAGTTCACGTCCACGGGCGGAACTGCCTCCGCGTCGAGTGGTGCGAGTGGCGGCGACGGTAACGACGACCAGTCGAGTCTGGGTGATTTCGGGTGA
- the mdh gene encoding malate dehydrogenase has product MTKVSVVGAAGTVGAAAGYNIALRDIADELVFVDIPDMEDKTVGQAADTNHGVAYDSNTVVRQGGYEDTEGSDVVVITAGIPRKEGQTRIDLAGDNAPIMEDIGSSLAEYNDDFVSITTSNPVDLLNRHLYEAGDRDRHKVIGFGGRLDSARFRYVLSERFGAPVKNVEATILGEHGDAQVPVFSKVRVDGRDPEFTDDEKEEILSDLQESAMDVISRKGATQWGPATGVAHMVEAVLRDTGEVLPASLVLNGEYGYEDTAFGVPVKLGSEGVVEVVDWDLDEYERDLMDDAAEKLRDQYDKIA; this is encoded by the coding sequence ATGACGAAAGTGAGCGTGGTCGGTGCCGCCGGGACGGTGGGCGCCGCCGCTGGATACAACATCGCGCTGCGGGACATCGCCGACGAACTCGTCTTCGTCGACATCCCGGACATGGAGGACAAGACGGTCGGCCAGGCCGCCGACACGAACCACGGCGTCGCCTACGACTCGAACACCGTCGTCCGACAGGGCGGCTACGAGGACACCGAGGGCTCCGACGTCGTCGTCATCACGGCGGGCATCCCGCGCAAGGAGGGCCAGACTCGCATCGACCTCGCGGGCGACAACGCGCCCATCATGGAGGATATCGGCTCCTCGCTCGCGGAGTACAACGACGACTTCGTCTCTATCACCACCTCGAACCCGGTCGACCTGCTGAACCGCCACCTCTACGAGGCCGGCGACCGCGACCGCCACAAGGTCATCGGCTTCGGCGGCCGCCTCGACTCGGCGCGCTTCCGCTACGTGCTCTCGGAGCGGTTCGGTGCCCCCGTGAAGAACGTCGAGGCGACGATTCTCGGCGAACACGGCGACGCGCAGGTGCCCGTCTTCTCGAAAGTCCGCGTCGACGGCCGCGACCCCGAGTTCACCGACGACGAGAAGGAGGAGATTCTCTCCGACCTCCAGGAGTCGGCGATGGACGTCATCAGCCGAAAGGGCGCGACCCAGTGGGGTCCGGCGACGGGCGTCGCTCACATGGTCGAAGCGGTCCTCCGCGACACCGGCGAGGTTCTGCCGGCCAGTCTCGTCCTCAACGGCGAGTACGGCTACGAGGACACCGCCTTCGGCGTCCCGGTCAAACTCGGCTCGGAGGGAGTCGTCGAAGTCGTCGACTGGGACCTCGACGAGTACGAGCGGGATCTCATGGACGACGCCGCCGAGAAACTCCGCGACCAGTACGACAAAATCGCGTAA
- a CDS encoding DEAD/DEAH box helicase translates to MAASDEVAYVDHPLLAPSFIERRLYQIQLAGTARDAHTLVCLPTGLGKTTVSLLVTAERLAEVGGKSLLLAPTKPLVQQHADFYREALSIPDDDIVVFTGDVRPDDRAALWDEAQIVIATPQVVENDLVGGRVSLADVTHLTFDECHRGTGDYAYVYIAERYHQDAENALVTGMSASPGGDKEDILTVCENLGLVDVTVMTEDDADVAEYTYDTEVEWERISLPEEILTIRDALNEVIKDRLSKLKSLGVTRATSPDISQKQLNGIRAELQKMINADDGDGYKGMSVHAEVMKLRRAVELVETQSVESVRRYFERQRNAARSSGASKASQRLVAEPKVREAMRLAESFDELHPKFSKTRILLAETLGLGGGERVIVFTESRDTAEALTDFLSGSFDTRRFVGQGDKEGSDGMTQKEQQETLDAFRAGEFEVLVSTSVAEEGLDVPEVDLVLFYEPVPTAIRSIQRKGRTGRQTEGRVVVLMAEDTRDEAYFWISRRKESQMEDELKKLKGVADEVEDELDDSQQSLDAFEGSAGGESGSVAREKRLQPGLTEFSASDGDGSTVDSATVDGADDEGVTPDEDDTDDSDGVVATADSGDDEDVVEIVADQRELDSTIARDLSTREGVRTRLETLAVGDYVLSDRVAVERKSVSDFLDTLTGGDRSLFEQVADMSRHYSRPIVVIEGDRLYEERNVHPNAIRGALSSLAVDFGVSVLRTEDEKDTADLLEVVATREQVSAERSVNVHGEKSAKTLDEQQEYVVSSIADIGPVSARALLEHFGSVEAVMIASKDELLEVHGVGEVTADRIREVVGSDY, encoded by the coding sequence ATGGCCGCCTCCGACGAGGTCGCGTACGTCGACCACCCGCTTCTCGCCCCCAGTTTCATCGAGCGCCGGCTCTACCAGATACAACTCGCCGGCACTGCACGCGACGCTCACACGCTCGTCTGCCTCCCCACGGGGCTCGGGAAGACGACGGTCAGCCTCCTCGTCACGGCCGAACGCCTCGCCGAAGTCGGCGGCAAATCGCTCCTCCTCGCGCCGACGAAACCACTCGTCCAGCAGCACGCCGACTTCTACCGCGAAGCTCTGTCGATACCCGACGACGACATCGTCGTCTTCACCGGCGACGTTCGCCCCGACGACCGGGCGGCGCTGTGGGACGAGGCTCAAATCGTCATCGCCACTCCTCAGGTCGTCGAGAACGACCTCGTCGGCGGCAGAGTGAGCCTCGCCGACGTGACACACCTCACCTTCGACGAGTGCCACCGCGGCACTGGCGACTACGCGTACGTCTACATCGCCGAGCGCTACCACCAAGATGCGGAGAACGCTCTCGTCACCGGCATGAGCGCGTCACCTGGCGGCGACAAGGAGGATATCCTCACCGTCTGCGAGAACCTCGGGCTCGTCGACGTGACGGTGATGACCGAAGACGACGCCGACGTGGCCGAGTACACCTACGACACGGAGGTGGAGTGGGAGCGAATCAGCCTCCCCGAGGAGATTCTGACTATCCGCGACGCGCTCAACGAGGTCATCAAAGACCGGCTGAGCAAACTCAAGTCGCTCGGCGTGACGCGGGCGACGAGCCCCGACATCTCCCAGAAGCAGCTGAACGGCATCCGCGCCGAGTTGCAGAAGATGATCAACGCCGACGACGGCGACGGCTACAAAGGCATGTCCGTCCACGCGGAGGTGATGAAACTCCGGCGGGCGGTCGAACTCGTCGAGACGCAGAGCGTCGAATCCGTCCGGAGATACTTCGAGCGGCAGCGAAACGCCGCCCGCTCGTCGGGCGCGTCGAAGGCGAGCCAGCGCCTCGTCGCCGAACCCAAGGTCCGAGAGGCGATGCGACTGGCCGAGTCGTTCGACGAACTCCATCCGAAGTTCTCGAAGACGCGCATCCTCCTCGCCGAGACGCTGGGCCTCGGCGGCGGCGAGCGCGTCATCGTCTTCACCGAGTCCCGGGACACCGCCGAAGCTCTGACCGACTTCCTCTCGGGAAGCTTCGACACGCGGCGCTTCGTCGGCCAGGGCGACAAGGAGGGCTCCGACGGGATGACCCAGAAGGAACAGCAGGAGACGCTCGACGCGTTCCGAGCCGGCGAGTTCGAGGTGCTCGTCTCGACCTCAGTCGCCGAGGAGGGTCTCGACGTGCCCGAGGTCGACCTCGTACTGTTCTACGAACCCGTCCCGACGGCGATTCGCTCCATCCAGCGGAAGGGCCGAACCGGTCGCCAGACCGAAGGTCGAGTCGTCGTCCTCATGGCCGAAGACACCCGCGACGAGGCGTACTTCTGGATCTCCCGACGCAAAGAGAGCCAGATGGAAGACGAGTTGAAGAAACTGAAGGGCGTCGCCGACGAAGTCGAAGACGAACTCGACGACTCCCAGCAGAGTCTCGACGCTTTCGAGGGAAGTGCGGGCGGAGAGAGCGGCTCGGTCGCCCGCGAGAAACGGTTACAACCCGGCCTGACGGAGTTCTCCGCGTCCGACGGGGACGGCTCGACGGTCGACAGTGCGACGGTCGACGGCGCGGACGACGAGGGAGTGACCCCCGACGAGGACGACACCGACGACTCGGACGGCGTCGTCGCCACCGCCGACAGCGGCGACGACGAGGACGTCGTCGAGATCGTCGCCGACCAGCGCGAACTCGACTCGACCATCGCCCGCGACCTCTCGACGCGCGAGGGAGTCAGGACCCGACTGGAGACGCTCGCCGTCGGCGACTACGTGCTCTCGGACCGCGTCGCCGTCGAGCGCAAGTCGGTGTCGGACTTCCTCGACACGCTCACCGGCGGCGACCGCTCGCTGTTCGAGCAGGTCGCCGACATGTCGAGACACTACTCGCGGCCCATCGTCGTCATCGAGGGCGACCGCCTCTACGAGGAGCGAAACGTCCATCCGAACGCGATTCGCGGCGCGCTCTCCAGTCTCGCCGTCGACTTCGGGGTGAGCGTCCTCCGGACCGAGGACGAGAAGGACACCGCCGACCTGCTGGAGGTCGTCGCCACCCGCGAGCAGGTGAGCGCCGAGCGGTCGGTCAACGTCCACGGCGAGAAGAGCGCGAAGACGCTCGACGAACAGCAGGAGTACGTCGTCAGCTCCATCGCCGACATCGGTCCGGTGTCGGCGCGGGCGCTGTTGGAACACTTCGGCTCCGTCGAAGCCGTGATGATCGCCTCGAAAGACGAACTGCTGGAGGTCCACGGCGTCGGCGAGGTGACGGCCGACCGCATCCGCGAAGTCGTCGGAAGCGACTACTAG
- a CDS encoding Sjogren's syndrome/scleroderma autoantigen 1 family protein, which produces MSEFDKEAEREKLREKFARDEEKRKSTQRMSELLLKGATMTNRHCDTCGDPIFRYQGQEFCPTCQNARVAESGGAAGSAESAQSEATADGTQPEREPGDDADESDEVEVTPEPPQSGEPSTTRRASADESEAASPTQQSLSPSAASVDARTTTTEPASQSTSEDLSDARAALVRTVTRYATAAESAEDPRRAKELLSAAREAAETLSALNR; this is translated from the coding sequence ATGAGCGAGTTCGACAAGGAAGCGGAGCGAGAGAAACTCCGAGAGAAGTTCGCCCGCGACGAGGAGAAGCGCAAATCCACCCAGCGGATGAGCGAACTCCTCCTCAAGGGCGCGACGATGACGAACAGACACTGCGACACCTGCGGCGACCCCATCTTCCGCTATCAGGGTCAGGAGTTCTGTCCGACGTGTCAGAACGCTCGAGTCGCGGAGTCGGGCGGGGCGGCCGGTTCAGCCGAATCGGCACAGTCCGAAGCGACCGCCGACGGAACGCAGCCGGAGCGAGAACCCGGAGACGACGCCGACGAAAGCGACGAAGTCGAAGTCACACCGGAACCGCCGCAGTCGGGAGAACCGTCGACGACTCGGCGCGCGTCGGCCGACGAGAGCGAGGCCGCTTCACCCACCCAACAGTCTCTCTCGCCGTCCGCCGCGTCGGTGGACGCTCGAACCACGACGACGGAGCCGGCGTCGCAGTCGACGTCAGAAGACTTGAGCGACGCACGCGCCGCGCTGGTCCGAACGGTGACGCGCTACGCCACCGCCGCCGAGTCCGCCGAGGACCCACGACGGGCAAAAGAGCTGTTGTCGGCGGCCAGAGAGGCGGCGGAGACGCTCTCGGCGTTGAACCGATAG
- a CDS encoding RNA-guided endonuclease InsQ/TnpB family protein: MHYNYKYRLDPPGALTETLLHHVDTCRQLYNHVLSKLNESEDIPARYKVQGTLPKLKTWWDDLNDVHSKVLQMVVKRVYDNLSRLKRQKESGRTVGRLKWKCPREYRSLTYNQSGFKLKNTSGRPVLWLSKIGEIPIILHRDIPENSTIKQVTVKQEPTGEWFATFGIDVDENTPQKPENLERVVGIDVGILKYVHDSDGTAVESPDFSDERERLERAQRNLSRKEHGSNNWEEQRKTVARRHADLKRKRRDFLHKLSNYYAREHDLVAVEKLDAKGLVELPGNSRNRTGASWGTFLRMLEYKCEREGTHFVAVDPRGTTKECASCGTETDKPLWVREHSCPSCGFEADRDANASWNILSRGLEDIGAERSESTPVETALPTGTTSVPAKRVMEAGSPITRSQGDLVSSQKAELSDDTLKCEPSGER; encoded by the coding sequence ATGCACTACAATTACAAGTATCGACTCGACCCCCCAGGAGCCCTCACCGAGACGCTTCTGCACCACGTCGATACTTGTAGACAACTGTACAACCACGTTCTCTCCAAACTCAACGAGTCGGAGGATATTCCAGCACGCTACAAGGTGCAGGGGACTCTCCCCAAGCTCAAAACGTGGTGGGACGACCTGAACGACGTTCACTCAAAAGTATTACAGATGGTCGTCAAGCGCGTCTACGATAATCTCTCCAGGCTGAAACGACAGAAGGAGAGTGGGCGTACTGTTGGAAGGCTCAAGTGGAAGTGTCCCCGGGAGTATCGGTCGCTCACCTACAACCAATCCGGCTTCAAGCTCAAGAATACGAGTGGTCGGCCTGTCTTATGGTTGAGCAAAATCGGTGAGATACCAATCATTCTCCACCGAGACATTCCCGAGAACTCGACAATCAAACAGGTCACAGTCAAGCAAGAACCCACGGGTGAGTGGTTCGCCACGTTCGGCATTGACGTAGACGAAAATACCCCCCAGAAACCGGAGAATCTAGAGCGAGTTGTCGGTATTGACGTGGGAATCTTGAAGTACGTACACGATTCTGATGGAACCGCCGTCGAGTCACCGGACTTCTCCGACGAACGCGAGCGCTTAGAGCGCGCTCAACGCAACCTCTCGCGGAAAGAACACGGTTCGAACAATTGGGAGGAACAGCGCAAGACGGTCGCTCGACGTCACGCCGACCTGAAACGCAAGCGCAGGGACTTCCTCCACAAGTTGTCGAACTACTACGCGCGGGAGCACGACCTTGTAGCAGTCGAGAAGTTGGACGCGAAGGGGTTGGTCGAACTACCGGGCAACTCTCGGAACCGAACCGGTGCTTCGTGGGGAACGTTCCTTCGAATGCTCGAATACAAGTGCGAGCGTGAAGGTACGCACTTTGTTGCTGTGGACCCGCGAGGAACAACCAAAGAGTGCGCGTCGTGCGGAACAGAGACGGACAAACCGTTGTGGGTGCGTGAGCATTCGTGCCCGTCGTGTGGGTTCGAGGCGGATAGAGATGCAAATGCATCGTGGAACATCCTTTCTCGCGGTCTCGAAGATATAGGGGCGGAACGCTCCGAATCAACGCCTGTGGAGACCGCGCTCCCTACAGGAACCACTTCGGTTCCTGCAAAGCGTGTCATGGAAGCAGGAAGCCCCATCACCAGATCACAAGGGGATCTGGTTAGCAGTCAGAAAGCAGAGCTTTCTGATGACACACTCAAGTGCGAGCCGTCAGGCGAGCGGTAG